From the genome of Chionomys nivalis chromosome 19, mChiNiv1.1, whole genome shotgun sequence, one region includes:
- the LOC130862416 gene encoding apolipoprotein C-I-like has protein sequence MRLFIALPVLIVVLATALEGPAPAQVTPDLSSTFENLPDKLKEFGNTLEDKAQAAIEHIKQKEFLTKTRTWIS, from the coding sequence ATGAGGCTCTTTATCGCACTTCCTGTCCTGATTGTGGTCCTGGCCACAGCTTTGGAAGGCCCAGCCCCCGCCCAGGTGACCCCTGACTTGTCCAGCACGTTTGAGAACTTACCAGATAAGCTGAAGGAGTTTGGGAACACTTTGGAAGACAAGGCCCAGGCAGCCATTGAACACATCAAACAGAAGGAATTTCTGACCAAGACCCGGACCTGGATTTCATAG
- the LOC130861996 gene encoding sperm motility kinase-like: MMASPQEEDILKKNYKFLSSLGCGAFGEVILAQHLPTKTQVAIKVLEKEYNDVEYIDSEVAIHKSLHHRNIIQFFHAINTLRTTYLVMEYLEGKDLVMLINEVGCLTEEEARPIVNQLASAVHFLHQRLIAHRDIKLENILLGEGGKVKLCDFGLATQLVEGQMLEELWGTLPYLAPEILAGTPYDAMAGDMWSLGIVFYVLVTGHLPYVESTPEAMYHLITTTPCRIPYHLSRPCYLILARLLTGYLWFRLTSSRLVERPWLGHIQEHVIPPAKEILPKVVETMCNIGYTCEQVVSSLKDPQSNLTATINILKFKVSSGDSSLQHIIPAVSTSIPVAMKRSHSEPALLSRGESIHTHLLHTHTCPEALHYSGPEGDALATETINPATGDTTVTMMSLDSLADDSSSPDPPLNVSCIGLVNMAFTEEEESREPDVPSDQPQVVPAASGTRPLRGWKLMKKRISRALRALCCCCLPTPPGQTEVA; encoded by the coding sequence ATGATGGCCAGCCCCCAGGAAGAGGACATCCTTAAgaagaattataaatttttatcatCACTAGGTTGTGGTGCATTTGGGGAGGTGATCCTTGCCCAGCACCTTCCCACAAAAACGCAGGTGGCCATCAAGGTGCTGGAAAAAGAGTACAATGATGTGGAATACATCGATTCTGAAGTGGCCATCCATAAGTCCCTACATCACAGGAACATCATCCAGTTCTTCCACGCTATCAACACGCTGCGGACCACTTATCTGGTCATGGAATATCTGGAAGGGAAAGATCTGGTGATGCTGATCAATGAGGTGGGCTGTCTaacagaggaggaggccaggcctATAGTCAATCAGTTGGCCTCTGCTGTGCACTTCCTGCACCAAAGACTGATTGCGCACCGCGACATCAAATTAGAGAACATCCTGCTGGGTGAAGGTGGCAAAGTCAAACTTTGCGATTTTGGGTTGGCCACTCAGCTCGTAGAGGGCCAGATGCTGGAGGAGCTGTGGGGCACCTTGCCATATTTGGCCCCAGAGATCTTGGCCGGAACACCGTATGACGCTATGGCAGGGGATATGTGGAGCTTAGGGATTGTCTTCTACGTCCTGGTCACCGGACACTTGCCCTATGTAGAATCGACCCCCGAAGCTATGTACCATCTAATCACCACCACCCCGTGCCGCATTCCataccatctttccaggccctgtTATCTCATCCTGGCCAGACTGCTCACCGGTTACCTTTGGTTCCGCCTTACATCATCTCGGCTTGTGGAACGCCCTTGGCTGGGCCATATTCAGGAACACGTAATACCTCCTGCCAAGGAAATCCTCCCCAAGGTTGTGGAGACCATGTGTAACATCGGGTACACCTGTGAGCAGGTGGTATCGTCTCTaaaagacccacagtcaaacctAACGGCAACTATTAACATCCTTAAATTCAAAGTGAGCTCTGGGGATAGCAGTCTGCAACATATCATCCCTGCAGTCTCTACTAGCATCCCTGTTGCCATGAAGAGGAGCCACAGTGAACCAGCTCTGCTGTCCAGAGGGgagagcatacacacacacctgctccacacacacacctgcccggAGGCGCTGCACTATTCAGGCCCAGAAGGAGATGCATTGGCCACTGAAACCATCAACCCAGCTACAGGGGACACCACAGTCACCATGATGTCACTGGATAGCCTGGCTGATGACTCCTCATCCCCTGATCCACCTCTGAATGTCAGCTGCATAGGTCTGGTGAACATGGCCTTCACCGAAGAGGAAGAATCCAGAGAGCCAGATGTGCCCAGTGACCAGCCCCAGGTTGTACCCGCAGCCTCTGGAACCAGGCCACTCCGGGGCTGGAAGCTCATGAAAAAACGCATTTCCAGAGCACTGAGAGCACTGTGCTGCTGCTGCCTGCCCACCCCACCAGGGCAAACGGAAGTGGCGTAG